The Acidobacteriota bacterium genome includes a window with the following:
- the pal gene encoding peptidoglycan-associated lipoprotein Pal, protein MNRRAQSLMVMVVLLSVVVGACSKKTPPVARPMPPPATANTAPPAPPPPPSPVAEPVPVPPMPMEDTIGSKSLDDLNRDSPLKPLFFVLDSSEVDAEGQVVLQANAAVLKQFPTWQITIEGHCDERGTAEYNLALGERRALAARTYLVSLGIPADMVRTVSYGKEFPFDPGHDDAAWSKNRRAHFVITAK, encoded by the coding sequence ATGAACAGACGAGCACAGTCGTTGATGGTGATGGTGGTTCTTCTCTCGGTGGTGGTTGGTGCGTGTTCGAAGAAGACGCCGCCGGTGGCGCGGCCCATGCCGCCTCCCGCGACGGCCAATACGGCCCCGCCGGCGCCGCCGCCGCCGCCCAGCCCGGTGGCCGAGCCGGTGCCGGTGCCGCCCATGCCGATGGAAGACACCATTGGCTCGAAGTCGCTCGACGACCTCAACCGCGATTCGCCATTGAAGCCGCTGTTTTTCGTCCTCGACAGCTCTGAGGTGGACGCCGAGGGCCAGGTCGTGTTGCAGGCCAACGCGGCCGTGCTAAAGCAGTTCCCCACGTGGCAGATCACCATTGAAGGCCACTGCGACGAGCGCGGAACGGCTGAGTACAACCTCGCCCTTGGCGAGCGCCGTGCCCTGGCGGCGCGCACCTACCTGGTCTCGCTCGGCATCCCGGCTGACATGGTCAGGACCGTCAGTTACGGCAAGGAGTTTCCCTTTGACCCCGGTCACGACGATGCGGCGTGGTCGAAGAATCGGCGGGCGCATTTCGTGATTACGGCAAAGTAA
- a CDS encoding tetratricopeptide repeat protein — MTRRLQAGILALLAALACAAPATAQSRREMQMMADIRMLQEQTQQLQQQLQAALDALGAQLTAISSRVDEQAGATRKSFADQKLAVDQFGTDLRIVRERIDESNVRITSLSQEVEALRLAMPDMAMAAPAVPVDPSAPPSDVQAPLTPAPPMTMAPGMSPQRLFSTALADFTAGQWTLCVDGFNTYLRSFARTDNADDAQWYIGDCYYSDGKFAEAIDAYNRVITVYPKGDRVPDAYYKMGLALAATKQPDRAREAYENLLKLYPDSELAGLAKQRLAAMARAK, encoded by the coding sequence ATGACTCGACGACTGCAAGCTGGCATTCTGGCCCTCCTTGCCGCCCTCGCCTGCGCCGCCCCGGCCACGGCCCAGTCGCGCCGCGAAATGCAGATGATGGCCGACATCCGCATGCTGCAGGAACAGACGCAGCAACTGCAGCAGCAGCTGCAGGCGGCGCTCGACGCGCTCGGCGCGCAGCTGACGGCCATTTCGTCGCGCGTTGACGAACAGGCCGGGGCGACCCGCAAGTCGTTCGCCGATCAGAAGCTGGCGGTCGACCAGTTCGGCACCGACCTGCGCATCGTTCGCGAGCGCATTGACGAAAGCAACGTGCGCATCACCAGCCTGTCGCAGGAAGTGGAGGCGCTGCGCCTGGCGATGCCCGACATGGCCATGGCCGCGCCGGCCGTGCCGGTGGATCCCAGTGCCCCGCCGAGCGACGTGCAGGCGCCGCTGACGCCGGCGCCGCCGATGACGATGGCGCCCGGGATGTCGCCGCAACGGCTGTTCAGCACCGCGCTGGCCGACTTCACCGCCGGCCAGTGGACGCTGTGCGTGGACGGGTTCAATACCTATCTCAGGAGCTTTGCCCGCACCGACAATGCCGACGACGCGCAGTGGTATATCGGCGACTGCTACTACTCGGACGGCAAGTTCGCGGAGGCGATCGACGCGTATAATCGGGTGATCACCGTCTACCCGAAGGGCGACCGGGTGCCCGACGCCTATTACAAGATGGGCCTGGCGCTCGCCGCGACCAAGCAACCGGATCGGGCGCGCGAGGCGTACGAGAACCTGCTCAAGCTGTACCCCGACTCGGAATTGGCGGGACTGGCCAAGCAGCGGCTGGCGGCGATGGCCCGGGCCAAGTAG
- a CDS encoding single-stranded DNA-binding protein — MGSVNKVILVGNLGKDAEVRVTPGGQSVASFSIATTENWTSKEGEKKEQTEWHRIVLWGKTADSLQPYLVKGKQIYLEGRLQTRQWEKEGQKHYTTEVKADKIVLLGGGGGGSRGGDRQVERGGDSGYQDPMRDPAPVTDDDIPF, encoded by the coding sequence ATGGGCAGCGTGAACAAGGTGATCCTGGTGGGCAATCTCGGCAAGGATGCCGAAGTGCGCGTCACACCGGGCGGACAGTCAGTGGCCAGCTTCAGCATTGCCACCACCGAGAACTGGACGTCGAAGGAAGGCGAGAAGAAGGAACAGACCGAGTGGCACCGCATTGTGCTCTGGGGCAAGACGGCTGATTCGCTGCAGCCGTACCTGGTCAAGGGCAAGCAGATCTATCTCGAGGGCCGCTTGCAGACACGCCAGTGGGAGAAGGAAGGCCAGAAGCACTACACCACCGAGGTCAAGGCCGACAAGATCGTGCTGCTTGGCGGTGGTGGCGGCGGCAGCCGCGGCGGCGATCGCCAGGTGGAGCGCGGCGGTGACAGCGGCTACCAGGATCCCATGCGCGATCCCGCCCCCGTCACCGACGACGACATCCCGTTCTAG